A region from the Benincasa hispida cultivar B227 chromosome 8, ASM972705v1, whole genome shotgun sequence genome encodes:
- the LOC120083419 gene encoding hydroxyproline O-galactosyltransferase GALT6, which yields MKRVKLEKVDMIISLTRQRSIQILLFIGVLYLLLVSLEIPLVFGVGSGVVSQDSLSRPSPLESEEDLEEREAPSRPLENISRNSLQPTSSRLNQFNKITSGLALETEAFESRSDDAVSEFYRSAKTASEVGKKFWDELESGKNQHMGKKKAEKGSNSSCAHSISLSGSDFLAHGGVMMLPCGLTLGSHITLVGKPRVAQPAYDPQITMVRNVEESVMVSQFIMELQGLNTVEDEDPPRILHFNPRLKGDWSGRPVIELNTCYRMQWGSALRCEGWKSKANEDTVDGQVKCEKWIRDDEGHSEQSKATWWLNRLIGRTKRMDIDWPYPFAEDKLFVLTLSAGFEGYHVNVDGKHVISFPYRTGFALEDATGLSVIGDIDVQSVLAASLPRSHPSFAPQQHLEMSRIWQAPPLPDGEVDLFIGILSAGNHFAERMAVRKSWMRHKLIKSSKIVARFFVALHARKEVNVELKKEAEFFGDIVIVPYMDNYDLVVLKTVAICEYGVHAVSAKYIMKCDDDTFVKVDSIMNEIKKVAGMGSVYIGNINYYHKPLRYGKWAVTYEEWPEEDYPPYANGPGYIVSSDIAHFVISNFKRRKLRLFKMEDVSMGMWVEQFNSSKAVKYVHSFKYCQFGCIEEYYTAHYQSPRQMICLWNKLQRQVKPECCNMR from the exons ATGAAGAGAGTCAAATTGGAGAAAGTCGATATGATCATTTCTCTTACTAGACAGAGATCGATTCAAATACTTTTGTTCATTGGGGTTCTGTATCTTCTTCTGGTTTCTTTAGAAATTCCTCTTGTTTTCGGAGTTGGGTCCGGCGTTGTTTCTCAAGACTCGTTGTCTCGGCCTTCTCCGCTTGAGAGCGAGGAAGATTTGGAAGAAAGAGAAGCCCCATCTCGCCCTTTGGAAAATATCTCGAGAAATTCTTTACAGCCGACTTCTAGTCGACTGAATCAGTTCAATAAAATCACCTCCGGTTTGGCCTTGGAAACGGAGGCTTTTGAATCGAGGAGTGATGATGcggtttctgagttttataggtCTGCAAAAACTGCTTCTGAGGTTGGGAAGAAATTCTGGGATGAGCTTGAATCTGGAAAGAATCAACATATGGGGAAGAAGAAGGCTGAAAAAGGATCAAACTCCTCTTGCGCACATTCGATTTCCTTATCTGGGAGTGATTTTTTGGCTCATGGTGGAGTTATGATGCTGCCCTGTGGACTCACATTGGGATCGCATATAACCCTTGTGGGTAAGCCAAGAGTGGCACAACCAGCGTACGATCCTCAGATAACTATGGTGAGAAATGTTGAAGAATCGGTTATGGTTTCGCAGTTCATAATGGAGTTGCAGGGCTTGAACACTGTGGAGGATGAAGACCCTCCTAGGATTTTGCATTTCAATCCAAGGTTGAAGGGGGATTGGAGCGGGAGGCCAGTGATTGAACTGAACACATGTTACAGGATGCAGTGGGGTTCAGCGCTTCGTTGCGAAGGCTGGAAGTCCAAGGCCAACGAAGATACAG TTGATGGCCAGGTGAAGTGTGAAAAGTGGATAAGAGATGACGAGGGGCACTCGGAGCAGTCAAAGGCGACATGGTGGTTGAACCGACTCATTGGTCGAACAAAAAGAATGGATATAGACTGGCCTTATCCTTTTGCTGAAGACAAGCTCTTTGTTCTAACACTTAGTGCAGGATTTGAAGGTTACCATGTGAATGTTGATGGGAAACATGTTATTTCTTTCCCTTATCGCACT GGATTTGCTCTCGAAGATGCCACTGGATTATCTGTCATTGGGGACATTGATGTCCAGTCCGTGTTGGCTGCTTCTTTGCCAAGATCACATCCTAGTTTTGCTCCTCAGCAGCACCTCGAGATGTCGAGAATATGGCAAGCACCACCTCTTCCTGATGGTGAGGTAGATCTTTTCATCGGTATCCTTTCTGCTGGCAACCATTTCGCTGAACGGATGGCAGTAAGGAAGTCATGGATGCGGCATAAACTTATAAAGTCGTCAAAGATTGTAGCTCGATTTTTTGTAGCACTT CATGCAAGAAAGGAAGTAAATGTTGAGTTGAAGAAAGAAGCTGAGTTTTTTGGGGATATAGTCATAGTGCCTTACATGGATAACTATGACCTCGTGGTTTTGAAAACTGTGGCCATCTGTGAATACGGG gTTCATGCTGTGTCTGCAAAATATATTATGAAATGTGACGACGATACGTTTGTAAAAGTGGATTCGATTATGAATGAAATTAAGAAAGTAGCTGGCATGGGGAGTGTGTACATTGGGAACATAAATTACTACCATAAGCCCCTGCGCTACGGAAAATGGGCTGTCACGTATGAG GAATGGCCAGAAGAAGATTATCCGCCTTATGCGAATGGACCGGGGTATATCGTGTCATCCGACATTGCTCATTTCGTAATATCCAACTTCAAGAGACGTAAATTAAGG TTATTTAAGATGGAAGATGTGAGTATGGGGATGTGGGTGGAGCAATTCAACAGCTCAAAAGCAGTGAAATATGTGCACAGTTTCAAATATTGTCAGTTTGGATGCATAGAAGAATATTACACGGCCCATTATCAATCTCCAAGACAGATGATTTGCCTTTGGAACAAATTACAAAGGCAAGTAAAGCCCGAGTGTTGTAATATGAGATGA